The following proteins come from a genomic window of Yinghuangia sp. ASG 101:
- a CDS encoding MFS transporter, which produces MPDPDAAEAERRAPLTTITAPAAPPKSADDTARPQLRTVLAALCVTEITSWGILYYAFPVLAPAIKDDTGWSAPATAAAFSAALVVAAIGGIPLGRLLDRHGPRTAMTAGSVLASAAVVGVALAPNLPCFAAAWLLAGVAMSAVLYQPAFAALTRWYGPRHLAALTTVTLVAGLASTVFAPLTDFLAGHLSWRGVYLVLAAVLAVVTIPLHAFALRRPWPPAPAPTRHEHASADTRSVIRSRPFILLVAALTTASFAMFAVLINLVPLLTERGATSTTAAWALGLGGAGQVAGRLGYAALVRSTTVRTRTFTVLAALAATTIALTLIPGPVWLLVTVAVLAGTARGIATLVQATAVTERWGPSMYGTLSGILAAPVTAAGAIAPFAGAALAGPLGGYPHMFAALAAVAALGALLALGSIPRHDRAP; this is translated from the coding sequence ATGCCTGACCCCGACGCGGCCGAGGCAGAAAGGCGGGCGCCGCTGACGACGATCACCGCGCCCGCCGCCCCGCCCAAGTCCGCGGACGACACCGCCCGGCCGCAACTGCGCACCGTCCTGGCCGCGCTGTGCGTCACCGAGATCACCAGTTGGGGCATCCTCTACTACGCGTTCCCCGTACTCGCACCCGCCATCAAGGACGACACCGGCTGGTCCGCCCCGGCCACCGCCGCCGCGTTCTCCGCCGCGCTGGTCGTCGCCGCCATCGGCGGCATCCCCCTCGGCCGACTGCTGGACCGCCACGGCCCGCGCACCGCGATGACCGCCGGATCGGTCCTGGCCTCCGCAGCCGTCGTCGGCGTCGCACTCGCACCGAACCTGCCGTGCTTCGCCGCCGCGTGGCTGCTCGCGGGCGTCGCGATGTCCGCGGTGCTCTACCAGCCCGCGTTCGCCGCCCTGACCCGCTGGTACGGGCCACGGCACCTGGCCGCGCTCACCACCGTCACCCTCGTCGCGGGACTCGCCAGCACCGTCTTCGCGCCACTCACCGACTTCCTCGCCGGCCACTTGTCCTGGCGCGGCGTCTACCTCGTCCTCGCCGCGGTGCTCGCCGTGGTCACCATCCCCCTCCACGCGTTCGCCCTGCGACGACCATGGCCGCCTGCACCCGCCCCGACGCGCCACGAACACGCGAGCGCGGACACCCGGTCCGTCATCCGCAGCCGCCCCTTCATCCTCCTCGTGGCGGCCCTGACCACCGCGTCTTTCGCGATGTTCGCCGTTCTGATCAACCTCGTACCGCTGCTCACCGAACGCGGCGCAACCAGCACAACCGCCGCCTGGGCACTCGGACTCGGCGGAGCCGGACAGGTCGCCGGACGCCTCGGCTACGCGGCACTCGTACGATCGACCACCGTGCGCACGCGCACCTTCACCGTCCTCGCCGCGCTGGCCGCAACCACGATCGCGCTCACCCTCATCCCCGGACCCGTCTGGCTCCTGGTCACTGTTGCCGTTCTCGCCGGAACGGCCCGCGGCATCGCCACCCTCGTCCAGGCCACCGCCGTCACCGAACGCTGGGGGCCGTCGATGTACGGCACCCTCTCCGGCATCCTCGCCGCACCCGTCACCGCAGCAGGCGCCATCGCCCCCTTCGCCGGCGCGGCACTCGCCGGACCCCTCGGCGGTTACCCCCACATGTTCGCTGCCCTCGCGGCTGTCGCCGCCCTCGGCGCACTGCTCGCGCTCGGCAGCATTCCCCGTCACGACAGAGCGCCATGA
- a CDS encoding FAD-dependent oxidoreductase, translating into MTAAQDPDRTELPVVVIGAGPIGLATAAHLLERGVEPLVLEAGHSVGAAIQEWGHVRLFSPWQYNTDAAACRLLEPTGWTAPPADELPTGAEFVRDYLAPLAATTQLAPRIRTNTRVTAVSRRGIDKTRTIGREEHPLFVRTVGADGEVRDIEARAVVDASGTWGRANPLGGSGLAAVGEAQAAPHLTGALPDVLGRDRARFAGKHALVVGMGHSAANTLLSLVELAEAEPDTRITWAVRGASVARLYGGGDADGLPARGALGSRVKQAVEAGVITLVRSFTITKFETPQGSSGPVEVIGSTPDGSRVIAADLVVAATGFRPDLDMLREVRLEIDPGTEAPVKLAPMIDPNFHSCGTVPPHGERELAHPEQNFYIAGMKSYGRAPTFLMATGYEQVRSIAAAIAGDRAAADEVQLELPETGVCSTSLPGQGGAESCGGTAAEPAEASCCAPAAPEPVVIGLGFATGRPNGLAGALERGDA; encoded by the coding sequence ATGACCGCAGCACAGGATCCCGACCGGACCGAGCTGCCCGTCGTCGTGATCGGAGCCGGCCCGATCGGGCTGGCCACCGCCGCGCACCTGCTGGAGCGCGGCGTCGAGCCGCTCGTCCTGGAAGCGGGCCACAGCGTCGGCGCGGCGATCCAGGAGTGGGGCCACGTACGGCTGTTCTCCCCCTGGCAGTACAACACCGACGCGGCGGCATGCCGCCTCCTCGAACCGACCGGCTGGACCGCACCGCCCGCCGATGAGCTGCCGACCGGCGCCGAGTTCGTCCGCGACTACCTCGCCCCGCTCGCCGCCACCACGCAGCTCGCCCCACGGATCCGGACGAACACGCGTGTGACCGCGGTATCGCGGCGCGGAATCGACAAGACGCGCACCATCGGCCGCGAGGAACACCCCTTGTTCGTACGGACCGTCGGTGCGGACGGCGAGGTGCGCGACATCGAGGCCCGCGCCGTCGTCGACGCCTCGGGCACGTGGGGCCGCGCGAACCCCCTCGGCGGCTCCGGCCTGGCGGCGGTCGGCGAGGCGCAGGCCGCCCCGCACCTGACCGGAGCGCTGCCCGACGTGCTCGGCCGCGACCGCGCCCGGTTCGCCGGGAAGCACGCGCTGGTCGTGGGCATGGGCCACTCTGCCGCGAACACCCTGCTCTCCCTCGTCGAACTCGCCGAAGCCGAGCCGGACACGCGCATCACCTGGGCGGTGCGCGGCGCGTCGGTCGCCCGACTGTACGGAGGCGGCGACGCGGACGGCCTGCCCGCGCGTGGGGCGTTGGGGTCGCGGGTGAAGCAGGCCGTGGAGGCAGGCGTCATCACCCTGGTGCGCAGCTTCACGATCACGAAGTTCGAGACACCGCAAGGAAGTTCAGGTCCGGTTGAGGTCATCGGCAGCACCCCGGACGGTTCGCGGGTGATCGCGGCGGACCTGGTGGTCGCTGCCACGGGCTTCCGCCCCGACTTGGACATGCTGCGCGAAGTCCGCCTGGAGATCGACCCGGGCACCGAGGCCCCGGTCAAGCTCGCGCCGATGATCGACCCCAACTTCCACAGCTGCGGCACCGTACCCCCGCACGGCGAACGCGAACTCGCCCACCCCGAGCAGAACTTCTACATTGCGGGCATGAAGAGCTACGGCCGCGCGCCGACGTTCCTGATGGCCACCGGCTACGAACAGGTCCGCTCGATCGCCGCCGCGATCGCCGGCGACCGCGCCGCAGCCGACGAAGTCCAACTCGAACTCCCGGAAACCGGCGTCTGCTCCACCAGCCTGCCCGGCCAGGGCGGCGCGGAGAGCTGCGGCGGCACCGCCGCCGAGCCCGCCGAGGCGTCCTGCTGCGCCCCCGCCGCACCCGAACCGGTCGTGATCGGCCTCGGGTTCGCGACCGGCCGCCCGAACGGACTCGCCGGCGCCCTCGAACGAGGCGATGCCTGA
- a CDS encoding ArsR/SmtB family transcription factor, with product MTTLDIELLEPETAAGRARTLAPLLKALGDENRLTLVLLLAERPHTVRELTEATGMGQTLVSHHLAPLRDQGLVTVTPRGRANIYALCCEALVTPMRLLATLASSTPEGLDACRTTAGDCG from the coding sequence ATGACGACGCTGGACATCGAACTTCTGGAACCGGAGACCGCTGCGGGCCGGGCGCGCACGCTCGCGCCGCTCCTCAAGGCGCTCGGCGACGAGAACCGCCTCACCCTCGTCCTCCTGCTCGCCGAACGCCCCCATACCGTCCGGGAGTTGACCGAGGCCACGGGTATGGGGCAGACCCTCGTCAGCCACCACCTCGCGCCGCTGCGCGACCAGGGCCTGGTGACCGTGACTCCGCGTGGACGCGCCAACATCTACGCCCTGTGCTGCGAGGCCCTGGTCACCCCGATGCGCCTGCTCGCGACCCTCGCCTCGTCCACCCCTGAGGGCTTGGACGCCTGCCGCACCACGGCCGGCGACTGCGGCTGA
- a CDS encoding ArsR/SmtB family transcription factor, producing MSDASEGAAVQVPDLDESGRDFLKALASETRQQVMALFAGGVQLSVGEVAERAGLGPSTASEHLSLLKRGGLLVSVREGKTVRYRADATMIAARLDGLKAYLTLCCPPSDCSNSGCS from the coding sequence ATGAGCGACGCGTCCGAGGGGGCCGCGGTGCAGGTACCGGACCTGGATGAGAGCGGGCGCGATTTCCTCAAGGCGCTCGCGAGCGAGACGCGCCAGCAGGTGATGGCACTGTTCGCCGGTGGGGTGCAGCTCAGCGTCGGCGAGGTCGCCGAGCGTGCGGGCCTGGGGCCGTCCACGGCATCCGAGCATCTGTCGCTACTGAAGCGCGGCGGGTTGCTGGTGTCCGTACGCGAGGGCAAGACCGTTCGCTACCGCGCGGATGCGACGATGATCGCGGCGCGGCTGGACGGGCTCAAGGCGTACTTGACGCTGTGCTGCCCGCCGAGCGACTGCTCGAACAGCGGGTGTTCCTGA
- a CDS encoding flavin-containing monooxygenase, whose translation MESADLLIVGGGQSGLSTAHTATRIGLRPIILEASDEAVGSWPAYYDSLALFSPARYSALPDRPFPGDPERYPSRDEVIGYLREYAAALDADIRTGHRVDSVTRQPDGTLCATTAHGDFRAPIVIAATGGFGNPYRPALPGLDTFAGHVLHAAQYRNPKDFADHRVVVVGGGNSAVQIAVDLADVARVSLATRGPLKWFRQRTLGKDLHWWLTRTGLDTAPLSRVLGGQTMAVIDDGRYKSALATGNPDHRPMFTTLAEDTVTWSDGTTEHLDTVILATGYRPHLNYLHNLGALDPDGKPQHKHGISTAVPGLGYVGLEWQRSLSSASLRGAARDAGYVLKRLRGTG comes from the coding sequence ATGGAATCCGCAGACCTGCTGATTGTCGGGGGCGGCCAGTCCGGGCTGTCCACCGCCCACACCGCCACCCGCATCGGCCTTCGCCCGATCATCCTCGAAGCCTCCGACGAAGCCGTAGGCTCATGGCCCGCGTACTACGACAGCCTCGCCTTGTTCTCCCCGGCCCGGTACTCCGCCCTGCCGGACAGACCCTTCCCCGGCGACCCCGAGCGCTACCCGAGCCGCGACGAAGTCATCGGCTACTTGCGGGAGTACGCCGCCGCACTCGACGCCGACATACGCACCGGCCACCGCGTCGACTCCGTCACCCGCCAGCCCGACGGCACCCTGTGCGCGACCACCGCACATGGCGACTTCCGCGCCCCGATCGTCATCGCCGCGACCGGCGGATTCGGCAACCCGTACCGCCCAGCGCTGCCGGGGCTCGACACATTCGCCGGCCACGTCCTGCACGCCGCGCAGTACCGCAACCCGAAGGACTTCGCAGACCACCGCGTGGTGGTCGTCGGCGGCGGCAACTCCGCCGTCCAGATCGCCGTCGACCTCGCCGACGTCGCCCGCGTCTCGCTGGCAACCCGCGGCCCGCTCAAGTGGTTCCGCCAGCGCACGCTCGGCAAGGACCTCCACTGGTGGCTGACGCGGACCGGCCTCGACACCGCCCCGCTGAGCCGCGTCCTCGGCGGCCAAACCATGGCCGTCATCGACGACGGCCGCTACAAATCCGCCCTCGCCACCGGAAACCCCGACCACCGCCCGATGTTCACCACACTGGCCGAGGACACAGTCACCTGGTCCGACGGCACCACCGAACACCTCGACACGGTCATCCTGGCCACCGGATACCGCCCCCACCTGAACTACCTGCACAACCTCGGCGCCCTCGACCCCGACGGCAAACCCCAGCACAAACACGGGATTTCCACCGCCGTACCCGGTCTCGGTTACGTCGGGCTGGAGTGGCAGCGCAGCCTGTCCTCCGCGTCACTGCGCGGCGCCGCCCGCGACGCCGGATACGTACTCAAGCGCCTGCGCGGAACCGGCTGA
- a CDS encoding YnfA family protein: MTVARSLALFLLAALAEIGGAWLVWQGVREHRGWIWVGAGILALGAYGFVATLQPDAEFGRILAAYGGVFVAGSLAWGMALDGYRPDRFDVTGALICLAGVGVIMYAPRGD, from the coding sequence GTGACCGTCGCCCGATCCCTGGCCTTGTTCCTGCTGGCCGCACTTGCCGAGATCGGTGGCGCCTGGCTGGTGTGGCAGGGGGTCCGCGAGCACCGGGGCTGGATCTGGGTCGGCGCCGGGATCCTCGCGCTGGGTGCGTACGGGTTCGTCGCCACCCTCCAACCCGACGCCGAGTTCGGCCGCATCCTCGCGGCTTACGGCGGGGTCTTCGTTGCGGGCTCGCTCGCCTGGGGCATGGCCTTGGACGGTTACCGGCCCGATCGCTTCGACGTCACGGGTGCCTTGATCTGCCTGGCCGGAGTCGGCGTCATCATGTACGCCCCGCGTGGCGATTGA
- a CDS encoding MerR family transcriptional regulator, which produces MNDGPVQPGLRTGELADAAGVNPQTLRYYERRGLLAEPDRTLGGHRLYPPESVALLRVIKAAQRLGFTLDEVAELLEAGHRHGGKGLQHRADVKIAEIDARIADLQTIRAALVGAVDAGCDDLAVCATSPCCPLPFADLAKEDRHDGPCC; this is translated from the coding sequence GTGAACGACGGCCCCGTCCAACCCGGTCTGAGAACCGGGGAACTCGCCGACGCAGCCGGCGTGAACCCCCAGACCCTGCGCTACTACGAGCGCCGCGGCCTGCTCGCCGAGCCCGACCGAACGCTCGGCGGGCACCGGCTCTACCCGCCCGAGTCCGTCGCCTTGCTCCGCGTCATCAAGGCCGCTCAGCGACTGGGGTTCACGCTCGACGAGGTTGCCGAGCTGTTGGAGGCGGGACACCGCCACGGCGGCAAGGGCCTACAGCACCGCGCCGACGTCAAGATCGCGGAGATCGACGCCCGTATCGCCGACCTCCAGACGATCCGGGCGGCGCTGGTCGGCGCCGTCGACGCGGGCTGCGACGACCTCGCCGTGTGTGCGACCAGCCCTTGCTGCCCGCTTCCCTTCGCCGACCTTGCCAAGGAGGACCGCCATGACGGCCCCTGCTGCTGA
- a CDS encoding MFS transporter produces MTETPRPAVAAEQPVPAPGEEPWLTPGVRGIGAASFLADVGHEIPTALLPSLLTSTLGAPAAALGAIEGASDALAGAARFGGGVLADDPARRRKVAVGGYTTTAVLGAATAGATAVWQVGVLRAAAWTARGLRVPARNALLADIVPAGKYGRAYGFERMMDNLGAIFGPLLALGLVAWLGVKWAIGLSVIPGLLAAAAIVYAIRHTPRPSSRAKTPLRIRVKPVLSGELGRLLGAVAAFEVGNVAATLLILRAADLLEPDHGHDTATVIALGLYTAYNVAATAASVPAGHLADRLGRRGPVLVLTAGVAAFAAAYALFAVSGAVIAVLAVPFVLAGFGIGAVETAQHTAVANLAPEGLRGSAFGMLATVQSLGNLAASAIAGILWSAVSPQAAFIYLTAWMLLALAGLATAARRSE; encoded by the coding sequence GTGACCGAGACGCCCCGTCCCGCAGTGGCCGCCGAGCAGCCTGTTCCCGCTCCCGGTGAAGAGCCGTGGCTGACGCCCGGCGTCAGGGGTATCGGTGCCGCGAGCTTCCTCGCGGATGTCGGTCACGAGATCCCCACCGCCTTGCTGCCGTCGCTGCTGACGTCGACTCTCGGCGCGCCGGCCGCCGCGCTCGGCGCGATCGAGGGCGCCTCGGACGCTCTGGCCGGCGCCGCCAGGTTCGGCGGCGGCGTTCTCGCCGACGACCCGGCGCGGCGGCGCAAGGTCGCGGTGGGCGGCTACACCACCACCGCGGTGCTCGGCGCCGCGACCGCAGGCGCGACCGCGGTCTGGCAGGTCGGTGTCCTGCGGGCCGCCGCGTGGACCGCCCGCGGCCTGCGTGTCCCCGCACGCAACGCGTTGCTCGCGGACATCGTCCCGGCCGGGAAGTACGGGCGGGCGTACGGGTTCGAGCGGATGATGGACAACCTCGGCGCGATCTTCGGGCCGCTCCTCGCCCTGGGCCTGGTCGCCTGGCTCGGGGTGAAGTGGGCGATCGGCTTGTCGGTCATCCCCGGGCTGCTCGCCGCGGCGGCGATCGTCTATGCCATCCGCCATACCCCCCGGCCCAGCAGCCGGGCGAAGACGCCGCTGCGGATTCGCGTCAAGCCAGTGCTGTCCGGCGAACTCGGCAGACTCCTCGGCGCGGTCGCGGCGTTCGAGGTCGGCAACGTCGCCGCGACACTGCTCATCCTCCGCGCCGCGGATCTGCTGGAGCCGGACCACGGCCACGACACCGCCACCGTCATCGCGCTCGGCCTCTACACCGCGTACAACGTTGCCGCCACCGCCGCGTCCGTGCCTGCCGGGCACCTCGCCGACCGCCTCGGACGCCGTGGCCCCGTCCTCGTCCTGACCGCCGGCGTGGCCGCGTTCGCCGCCGCCTACGCCCTGTTCGCCGTGTCCGGCGCGGTGATCGCGGTGCTGGCCGTCCCGTTTGTGCTCGCCGGATTCGGCATCGGCGCGGTCGAGACCGCGCAGCACACCGCCGTCGCCAACCTCGCCCCGGAAGGCCTGCGCGGCTCCGCGTTCGGCATGCTCGCCACCGTCCAGTCCCTCGGCAACCTCGCGGCCTCCGCCATCGCCGGCATCCTGTGGAGCGCCGTCTCCCCGCAGGCGGCGTTCATCTACCTGACCGCCTGGATGCTCCTCGCGCTCGCCGGGCTGGCCACCGCCGCGCGCCGGTCCGAGTAG
- a CDS encoding arsenate reductase ArsC gives MASADNGTPPGGADPEIALGRIGGSLAAKFHGVFSAQTVARYLRESHALLAERATIQQYLPILAGRFTAERLSALARAEGLVAATHPEILFVCEANAGRSQIAAALLKRYAGDTVVVRSAGSRPASELELTLVEVMSEIGVDLDEAYPKPLTDEVVRAADVVVTLGCGDACPVLPGRRYLDWTVPDPSGRSRLEIRRIRDEIDLLVTDFLVELGLVSTG, from the coding sequence ATGGCCTCGGCTGACAACGGCACGCCCCCGGGTGGCGCTGACCCCGAAATCGCGCTCGGTCGTATCGGCGGGTCGTTGGCCGCCAAGTTCCACGGTGTCTTCTCCGCGCAGACCGTGGCCCGCTACCTGCGGGAGTCCCATGCGCTGCTCGCCGAGCGCGCAACGATTCAGCAGTACCTGCCGATTCTTGCCGGGCGGTTCACCGCCGAGCGGCTGTCCGCGCTCGCACGCGCGGAGGGCCTCGTCGCCGCCACGCATCCCGAGATCCTGTTCGTGTGCGAGGCCAACGCCGGGCGGTCCCAGATCGCCGCCGCACTCCTGAAGCGGTACGCCGGCGACACGGTCGTGGTCCGGTCGGCCGGTTCGCGGCCTGCCTCCGAACTCGAACTGACGCTGGTGGAGGTCATGTCCGAGATCGGTGTGGACCTGGACGAGGCGTACCCCAAGCCCCTGACGGACGAAGTCGTCCGCGCCGCCGACGTGGTGGTCACGCTCGGCTGCGGTGACGCATGCCCAGTCCTTCCCGGTCGCCGCTATCTGGACTGGACGGTTCCCGATCCGTCTGGTCGTTCACGGCTTGAAATACGGCGTATCCGCGATGAAATCGACCTGCTGGTGACGGACTTCTTGGTGGAATTGGGGCTGGTGTCGACGGGCTGA
- a CDS encoding alkaline phosphatase PhoX, which translates to MASVDRRSFLRRSAAVTGGAVLTTTALTTLGAHAAWADAGRPDADRPGEGGRGGYGPLRRARAANTGEELLALPAGFSYSVFGVTSTVMSDGIATPIAHDGMGAFPGTRRHTVTLIRNHEVRTAPGTATGRVLVPGSARYDELGVSGTTTVEVDVRTGQVVRDFISLNGTVVNCAGGAMYRGAGWITCEETTAGPAQGWARKHGYAFEVPLRGPEPGKPAASQPITAMGRFSHEAVATDPRDGFVYQTEDHSGRPNGFYRYRPRNPRRLADGGVLEMLKIAGRTNEDLRQGQRVGRRLPVEWVRIEDPDPNLENGAKTVAEQGLATGAAKFNRLEGCWYGEGSIYFSSTSGGDVKQPGAAPAADGFVNGYGQVWRYIPGRRHDEGGSLVLVYESQGRKELDSPDNLTFTPRGGIVLCEDDASNDDDTHPLAPGIANVNRLIGLGKDGRPFEFSVNVADDSEFAGACFSPDGDTLFVNTLGSTTSATPPGRTYAIRGPWRRGPL; encoded by the coding sequence ATGGCTTCCGTCGACCGAAGAAGCTTCCTGCGTCGCAGTGCCGCTGTGACCGGCGGCGCCGTACTCACCACCACCGCCCTGACCACCCTGGGAGCCCACGCCGCCTGGGCCGATGCCGGGCGCCCCGACGCCGACCGCCCCGGTGAAGGCGGTCGCGGCGGCTACGGGCCGCTGCGCCGCGCCCGCGCGGCGAACACGGGCGAGGAACTGCTTGCGCTGCCCGCCGGTTTCTCGTACTCGGTGTTCGGCGTCACCAGCACGGTCATGAGCGACGGCATTGCCACACCGATCGCCCACGACGGCATGGGCGCTTTCCCCGGCACCCGCCGCCACACCGTCACACTGATCCGCAACCACGAGGTGCGCACCGCGCCGGGCACCGCGACCGGCCGTGTGCTCGTGCCCGGGTCCGCGCGGTACGACGAACTCGGTGTCTCGGGCACGACCACCGTCGAGGTCGACGTGCGCACCGGTCAGGTCGTCCGCGACTTCATCAGCCTGAACGGCACCGTCGTCAACTGCGCGGGCGGCGCGATGTACCGCGGCGCGGGCTGGATCACATGCGAGGAGACCACCGCGGGGCCGGCCCAGGGCTGGGCGCGCAAGCACGGCTACGCCTTCGAGGTCCCCCTGCGCGGCCCGGAACCCGGCAAGCCTGCCGCATCCCAGCCGATCACGGCGATGGGCCGGTTCAGCCACGAGGCCGTAGCCACCGACCCCCGCGACGGCTTCGTCTACCAGACCGAAGACCACTCCGGCCGCCCGAACGGCTTCTACCGCTACCGCCCGCGCAACCCGCGCCGCCTTGCCGACGGCGGCGTCTTGGAGATGCTGAAGATCGCCGGGCGCACGAACGAGGACCTCCGCCAGGGCCAGCGGGTCGGCCGGCGCCTTCCGGTGGAGTGGGTCCGCATCGAGGACCCGGATCCGAATCTGGAGAACGGCGCGAAGACGGTCGCCGAGCAGGGCCTGGCCACAGGTGCCGCGAAGTTCAACCGCCTTGAGGGCTGCTGGTACGGCGAGGGGTCGATCTACTTCAGCTCCACCTCCGGCGGCGACGTGAAGCAACCGGGCGCTGCACCCGCTGCGGACGGGTTCGTCAACGGGTACGGCCAGGTCTGGCGGTACATTCCGGGTCGCCGCCACGACGAGGGCGGCAGCCTGGTGCTGGTGTACGAGTCCCAGGGCCGCAAGGAGCTGGACTCTCCGGACAACCTCACCTTCACCCCGCGCGGCGGCATCGTGCTGTGCGAGGACGACGCCTCCAACGACGACGACACCCACCCACTCGCGCCGGGTATCGCCAACGTCAACCGCCTCATCGGCCTGGGCAAGGACGGCCGGCCCTTCGAGTTCTCGGTCAACGTCGCCGACGACAGCGAGTTCGCGGGAGCGTGCTTCAGCCCCGACGGCGACACCCTGTTCGTCAACACGCTCGGTTCGACCACCTCCGCGACCCCGCCGGGACGCACGTACGCGATCCGCGGCCCTTGGCGGCGCGGACCGCTGTAA
- a CDS encoding ArsR/SmtB family transcription factor: protein MVTSVESDAIRVLADPMRHRIVQLLAGEALCTCHIVEETGATQTNISNHMRVLREAGLVTVEPRGRFKYYRLNPDAVRAAAATLAELAAGASRVLEQDLRRPC from the coding sequence ATGGTGACATCAGTAGAGAGTGATGCGATCCGCGTGCTCGCTGACCCGATGCGGCACCGGATCGTGCAGTTGCTCGCCGGCGAGGCGCTCTGCACGTGTCACATCGTCGAGGAGACCGGCGCGACGCAGACGAACATCTCGAACCACATGCGCGTCCTTCGCGAGGCCGGACTGGTGACCGTCGAGCCGCGCGGGCGCTTCAAGTACTACCGGCTGAACCCGGACGCGGTGCGGGCCGCCGCGGCGACACTCGCGGAACTGGCCGCAGGAGCATCCCGAGTGCTTGAGCAGGACCTGCGACGACCCTGCTGA
- the arsB gene encoding ACR3 family arsenite efflux transporter, whose amino-acid sequence MSETIRETSAGPPPGGGSHSDGDPALSVLRGLSVLDRFLPVWIGAAMVVGILLGKGIPGLDDALEKVELAGVSLPIGLGLLLMMYPVLAKVRYDKLDSVTRDRRLLLPSLLLNWIIGPALMFALAWIFLSDLPEFRTGLIIVGLARCIAMVIIWNDLACGDREAAAVLVALNSVFQVFAFGVLGWFYLDVLPGWLNLGDGEHLDISFWKIALNVIVFLGIPLAAGYLTRRFGEQAKGREWYETQFLPKIGPIALYGLLFTIVILFALQGEAITDQPGDVARIALPLLVYFAVMWAGSFALGKAVGLDYPRATTLAFTAAGNNFELAIAVAIGTFGVTSGQALAGVVGPLIEVPVLVGLVYVSLAARRWFTKPTADSVPPSA is encoded by the coding sequence GTGAGCGAGACCATTCGAGAGACCTCCGCAGGCCCGCCCCCAGGAGGCGGCAGCCACTCCGACGGTGATCCCGCGCTGTCGGTGCTGCGGGGCCTGTCGGTGCTGGACCGCTTCCTGCCGGTGTGGATCGGCGCCGCAATGGTCGTCGGCATCCTGCTCGGCAAGGGGATCCCCGGCCTCGACGACGCACTGGAGAAGGTCGAACTCGCGGGCGTGTCCTTGCCGATCGGTCTCGGGCTGCTGCTGATGATGTACCCGGTCCTCGCCAAGGTCCGGTACGACAAACTCGACTCGGTGACGCGCGACCGGCGGCTGCTGCTGCCGTCGCTGCTGCTCAACTGGATCATCGGCCCCGCGCTGATGTTCGCCCTCGCGTGGATCTTCCTGTCCGACCTCCCGGAGTTCCGCACCGGCCTCATCATCGTCGGCCTGGCGCGCTGCATCGCGATGGTCATCATCTGGAACGACCTGGCCTGCGGCGACCGCGAAGCGGCAGCCGTGCTGGTCGCCCTGAACTCCGTCTTCCAGGTCTTCGCCTTCGGTGTCCTGGGCTGGTTCTACCTCGACGTGCTGCCCGGGTGGCTGAACCTCGGCGACGGCGAGCACCTCGACATCTCGTTCTGGAAGATCGCCCTCAACGTGATCGTGTTCCTCGGCATTCCCCTCGCCGCCGGGTACCTGACCCGCCGCTTCGGCGAGCAGGCCAAGGGCCGCGAGTGGTACGAGACGCAGTTCCTGCCGAAGATCGGCCCGATCGCGCTGTACGGGCTGCTATTCACCATCGTGATCCTGTTCGCCCTGCAAGGCGAGGCCATCACCGACCAGCCCGGCGACGTCGCCCGCATCGCGCTGCCGCTGCTGGTGTACTTCGCGGTCATGTGGGCGGGCTCGTTCGCGCTGGGCAAGGCCGTCGGCCTGGACTACCCGCGCGCGACCACCCTCGCGTTCACCGCCGCCGGCAACAACTTCGAACTGGCCATCGCCGTCGCCATCGGCACCTTTGGCGTCACCTCCGGCCAGGCCCTCGCCGGCGTCGTCGGCCCGCTCATCGAAGTCCCGGTCCTCGTCGGGCTCGTGTACGTCTCACTCGCCGCCCGCCGCTGGTTCACCAAACCCACCGCGGACTCCGTGCCGCCGTCCGCCTGA